A region of Granulicella aggregans DNA encodes the following proteins:
- a CDS encoding M1 family aminopeptidase — MNRILRSPLAHISLCMLVLYSSRLLAASVRAQVQATGYVINADVDPATNKLTATVAVTLTALEDVSQITLELNNGLQISKLVDAAQHALTPERLTTNSTVRIPLASQLAKGSSTTLTFDYSGTLTGSDTSPVEGIKLAAVADPVSILLYAGRWFPLATPGLFTNRFTAEMHIHVPSEYRVVGSTTTESTPKSIAGNRTEYNFNWTKPGFPGTLIIGKFLAPISAPGIPNVRIWVTEKHKSPASGYAETAAEQFEYFSSIFGQPESGRLNIVELPDDAVSAAWAPQIAAIAGNRIGDKNSRRLLANTIAHQWWGSEVSPATLNDAWITNGMSRYSELMYLEETAGKTSFQNAITDESAAALAYDTEPLTTLGRLDYFSPQFQNMTIEKGAMVFHMLRWEMGDEVFKKFLRGLLSQYTDKGIRSSNVETVAEAQLVTPANGSAPNLQAFFAQWLDGTGAPQFHNKFTVYRLGNNKGFRTVGSIDQDLDLFRMPVALRIETDGKTELRRVDVSGSESQYTIETFGRPRRINIDPDNWLLKSTPDLAVRVAVLRGQNQAAQGDLMAALGEYQKALDINKTSSLANYRIGEIFFTQRNYQSSANSFRDALRGDGDPKWVEVWSHIQLGRIFDVTGQRDRAVNEYRLAVQTNDNTQGAVNEARALMQKPYQRPREEN; from the coding sequence ATGAACCGCATTCTCCGCTCCCCCCTGGCGCACATCTCCCTCTGCATGCTCGTGCTGTACTCCAGCAGACTGCTGGCCGCCTCCGTGCGTGCACAGGTGCAGGCGACTGGATATGTCATTAACGCCGATGTCGATCCAGCCACGAACAAGCTGACAGCGACGGTTGCCGTCACGTTGACCGCGCTCGAAGATGTCTCCCAGATCACGCTTGAGCTGAACAATGGCCTCCAGATCTCGAAGCTTGTAGACGCTGCGCAGCACGCGCTCACGCCGGAACGCCTGACGACGAACTCAACTGTTCGCATTCCGCTTGCGTCGCAGCTCGCCAAGGGCTCAAGCACGACGCTCACCTTCGATTATTCCGGTACTCTGACCGGCTCTGACACCAGCCCCGTTGAAGGCATCAAGCTTGCCGCCGTCGCCGATCCTGTCTCAATCCTGCTCTACGCCGGGAGATGGTTCCCGCTCGCCACCCCTGGGTTGTTCACTAACCGTTTCACCGCGGAGATGCACATCCACGTTCCGTCGGAGTATCGCGTCGTCGGCAGCACGACGACAGAGTCGACGCCGAAGAGCATCGCTGGCAATCGCACCGAGTACAACTTCAACTGGACCAAACCCGGTTTCCCCGGCACCCTGATCATCGGCAAGTTTCTCGCGCCGATTTCGGCTCCTGGTATCCCGAACGTCCGCATCTGGGTGACAGAGAAGCACAAGTCGCCCGCAAGCGGATACGCCGAAACCGCGGCGGAGCAATTCGAGTACTTCAGCTCCATCTTCGGCCAGCCTGAGTCCGGACGCCTGAACATCGTCGAACTGCCTGATGACGCGGTTTCCGCGGCATGGGCACCCCAGATCGCTGCCATCGCGGGCAATCGCATTGGCGACAAGAACAGCCGTCGCCTTCTGGCCAACACCATCGCGCACCAGTGGTGGGGGTCGGAGGTCTCACCGGCAACCCTCAACGATGCCTGGATCACCAACGGCATGTCGCGCTACTCCGAGCTGATGTATCTCGAAGAGACTGCCGGCAAGACGTCCTTCCAGAACGCGATCACGGACGAGTCCGCCGCCGCGCTGGCCTATGACACCGAACCGCTCACAACGCTGGGCCGTCTCGACTACTTCTCCCCTCAATTCCAGAACATGACCATCGAAAAAGGCGCGATGGTCTTCCATATGCTCCGCTGGGAGATGGGCGACGAGGTCTTCAAGAAGTTCCTTCGCGGCCTTCTCTCCCAGTACACCGACAAAGGCATCCGCAGCTCCAACGTCGAGACGGTGGCCGAAGCTCAACTTGTCACTCCCGCCAACGGCAGCGCTCCGAACTTGCAGGCATTCTTCGCTCAATGGCTCGACGGCACTGGCGCACCGCAGTTCCACAACAAGTTCACCGTGTATCGTCTTGGCAACAACAAAGGCTTCCGAACCGTCGGCTCCATCGATCAGGATCTCGACCTCTTCCGCATGCCGGTCGCCCTGCGCATCGAGACGGACGGTAAAACCGAACTTCGCCGCGTCGACGTCTCCGGCAGCGAGTCGCAGTACACCATTGAGACCTTCGGCCGCCCTCGTCGCATCAACATCGACCCGGACAACTGGCTACTGAAAAGCACCCCCGACCTCGCTGTCCGCGTCGCCGTCCTTCGCGGTCAAAACCAGGCCGCCCAGGGAGACCTGATGGCTGCGCTCGGCGAGTATCAGAAAGCGCTCGATATCAACAAGACCAGTTCACTTGCCAACTACCGCATCGGCGAGATCTTCTTTACCCAGCGCAACTATCAGTCCTCGGCGAACTCCTTCCGCGATGCACTCCGAGGAGACGGCGATCCGAAGTGGGTCGAGGTCTGGAGCCACATTCAACTAGGCCGCATCTTCGACGTAACCGGCCAGCGCGATCGCGCCGTAAACGAGTACCGTCTCGCTGTTCAGACCAACGACAACACCCAGGGCGCAGTCAACGAAGCTCGCGCCCTCATGCAAAAACCGTATCAACGTCCCCGCGAAGAGAACTGA
- a CDS encoding Gfo/Idh/MocA family oxidoreductase, whose protein sequence is MPPQVEKDSIKAAVLGFGLAGRVFHAPFISAVPGLQLSSIMQRKGDEASKAYPDATILRSVDEVLASDAQLVVVGTPNETHFDLAMRCLEAGKHVVVDKPLAATSAEAATMAKLAAEKKLILAPFHNRRWDGDFLTVRALLLQGALGRLTTFESHFDRFRPIPRTGTWKEAAHPSNGMLFDLGPHLVDQVLCLFGVPQAITASVRTDRDNSEIEDAFDITLHYPRMLAICRATMIAADPGPRFHLHGTKGSFRKYGLDPQEPALVAGAKVPRLGSNGKPEPGDDWLGESSTRWGKIFIAPDPEKPTELTTYEVETELGDYRGFYLNVRDAIRGTGKLAVTPTDGYQVIRLLELARESSETGRTIPVVFEPLD, encoded by the coding sequence ATGCCGCCGCAAGTAGAAAAAGACTCCATCAAGGCCGCTGTACTCGGATTCGGTCTGGCTGGCCGCGTCTTCCACGCTCCCTTCATCAGCGCCGTCCCCGGTCTTCAGCTCTCGTCCATCATGCAACGCAAGGGTGATGAGGCCTCGAAGGCCTACCCCGATGCCACAATCCTTCGCAGCGTCGACGAAGTCCTCGCTTCAGACGCCCAACTCGTCGTCGTCGGCACTCCCAACGAGACCCACTTCGATCTTGCCATGCGGTGCCTCGAAGCAGGCAAGCATGTCGTCGTCGACAAGCCGCTGGCTGCCACCAGCGCTGAAGCCGCTACGATGGCGAAGCTCGCGGCGGAAAAGAAGCTGATCCTCGCGCCCTTCCACAACCGCCGTTGGGATGGCGACTTCCTCACCGTCCGCGCCCTTCTCTTGCAGGGAGCACTCGGTCGCCTGACCACCTTTGAATCGCACTTCGACCGCTTCCGTCCCATCCCGCGCACAGGAACCTGGAAAGAAGCTGCTCACCCCTCGAACGGCATGCTCTTCGACCTGGGCCCCCACCTCGTCGACCAGGTCCTGTGCCTCTTCGGCGTGCCACAGGCGATCACCGCCAGCGTGCGCACCGATCGCGACAACTCCGAGATCGAAGACGCCTTCGACATCACGTTGCATTACCCGCGAATGTTGGCGATCTGTCGCGCCACCATGATCGCCGCCGATCCCGGCCCACGATTTCACCTGCACGGCACCAAGGGCAGCTTCCGCAAGTACGGTCTGGACCCCCAGGAGCCGGCTCTTGTCGCAGGGGCCAAGGTTCCACGCCTCGGGAGCAACGGCAAGCCTGAGCCCGGCGACGACTGGCTCGGCGAGAGTTCTACTCGATGGGGCAAGATCTTCATCGCCCCCGACCCCGAGAAGCCCACAGAGCTGACAACCTACGAAGTCGAGACCGAACTCGGCGACTATCGCGGCTTTTACCTCAACGTTCGTGATGCCATCCGCGGCACCGGCAAACTCGCCGTCACGCCCACCGACGGCTACCAGGTCATCCGTCTGCTTGAACTGGCCCGCGAGAGCAGCGAGACCGGCCGCACGATCCCCGTCGTCTTCGAGCCTCTCGACTAA
- a CDS encoding L-ribulose-5-phosphate 4-epimerase, with amino-acid sequence MLLRELRTEVLEANLELVKRGLVLYTFGNASGVDREQGLVVIKPSGVDYDDLRPEHMVVTDLNGKIVDGNLKPSSDLDTHTLLYREFSAIGAVVHTHSEFATSFAQAGMQIPALGTTHADYFYGPVPVTAVLSDDAIGGAYVHETGVAIVKRFEGIDPMAVPAVLVAGHAPFAWGKDAHDAAHNAVVLEAVAKMAYKTLMLNPDCDGVSQALLDRHYFRKHGAKATYGQ; translated from the coding sequence ATGTTGCTGAGAGAGTTGCGTACCGAGGTGCTGGAAGCAAACCTGGAACTCGTGAAGCGGGGCCTGGTGCTGTATACGTTTGGCAACGCTTCGGGCGTCGACCGGGAGCAAGGGCTCGTGGTCATCAAGCCGTCAGGCGTGGACTATGACGATCTGCGCCCGGAGCACATGGTGGTGACGGACCTGAACGGGAAGATCGTCGATGGTAACCTGAAGCCGTCTTCGGACCTGGATACGCACACGCTGCTCTATCGGGAGTTCTCCGCGATCGGGGCGGTCGTGCACACGCACTCTGAGTTTGCGACGAGCTTCGCGCAGGCAGGCATGCAGATTCCGGCGCTCGGCACGACGCATGCGGACTACTTCTACGGGCCGGTGCCGGTAACGGCGGTGCTATCCGATGATGCGATCGGTGGAGCGTACGTACACGAGACCGGTGTCGCGATCGTGAAGCGATTTGAAGGCATTGATCCGATGGCGGTTCCCGCGGTACTGGTAGCCGGACATGCTCCGTTCGCCTGGGGCAAGGACGCGCATGATGCGGCGCACAATGCGGTGGTGCTCGAAGCAGTTGCGAAGATGGCGTACAAGACGCTGATGCTAAACCCGGACTGTGACGGTGTTTCACAGGCGCTGCTGGACCGGCACTACTTCCGAAAGCATGGCGCGAAGGCTACGTACGGGCAGTAA
- the argJ gene encoding bifunctional glutamate N-acetyltransferase/amino-acid acetyltransferase ArgJ: MSSEATPPSADLPLGFQWGAVKAGIKVSGKLDLAVALAPGGANAAAMFTRNRVVAAPVIVGRKHLAATGGRVSAILVNSGNANCMTGEAGIEACIQTCVAAAEEFHCIFDEVFPSSTGIIGVPFPAEKIVAALPSTAGAIGPSAAHAELFASAILTTDTRMKVARAIVGIDATHPDYAGMEFRIFGVAKGAGMIHPQLAAAMPPHATMLVYLFTDLDATPSELEPLLALAAEGSFNSISIDGDTSTNDTVLLMASGASGVKLDATGSGRIGEAFANALGLVCNSLAHQIVDDGEGVTHLVNLHITGAATEADARKVAKAIAHSPLNKTAWSSGDPNWGRLLAAAGYSGVDFDPNNVTVWIGPHLVLANGLRVPEFDEAATHQTMLEREYTIRLDLGVGTAETKFLTCDLTAEYVAINADYSS, translated from the coding sequence ATGAGTTCCGAAGCAACGCCCCCCTCCGCAGATCTTCCCCTCGGCTTCCAATGGGGAGCAGTCAAAGCTGGCATCAAAGTCAGCGGTAAACTTGATCTCGCCGTCGCCCTTGCCCCCGGTGGGGCCAACGCCGCGGCCATGTTCACCCGAAACCGCGTCGTTGCCGCTCCCGTCATCGTTGGCAGAAAGCACCTCGCTGCCACCGGCGGTCGCGTCTCCGCGATCCTCGTCAACTCCGGTAACGCCAACTGCATGACCGGAGAAGCTGGCATCGAAGCCTGCATCCAGACCTGCGTAGCCGCTGCTGAAGAGTTCCACTGCATCTTCGACGAGGTCTTCCCCTCCTCGACTGGCATCATTGGCGTCCCGTTTCCCGCCGAAAAGATCGTCGCAGCCCTGCCCTCGACAGCCGGTGCGATCGGACCCTCCGCCGCCCACGCCGAACTCTTCGCCAGCGCCATCCTCACTACAGACACCCGGATGAAGGTCGCTCGCGCCATCGTGGGCATTGATGCCACCCACCCCGACTACGCCGGGATGGAGTTTCGCATCTTTGGCGTCGCCAAGGGCGCGGGCATGATCCATCCCCAGCTCGCGGCTGCCATGCCGCCCCACGCGACCATGCTGGTCTACCTCTTCACCGATCTCGACGCCACACCGTCGGAGCTTGAGCCTCTTCTCGCGCTCGCTGCGGAGGGCAGCTTCAACAGCATCTCGATCGACGGCGATACCTCCACCAATGACACCGTCCTTCTGATGGCCAGCGGTGCCAGCGGCGTGAAGCTCGACGCCACCGGCAGCGGTCGCATAGGCGAGGCCTTCGCGAATGCCCTCGGCCTGGTCTGCAACTCGCTCGCCCACCAGATCGTCGATGACGGCGAAGGCGTGACTCACCTCGTCAATCTCCACATCACCGGAGCCGCGACCGAAGCCGACGCTCGCAAGGTCGCCAAGGCGATCGCCCACTCGCCGCTGAACAAGACTGCATGGTCGAGCGGCGATCCCAACTGGGGCCGCCTGCTCGCCGCGGCTGGTTACTCTGGCGTGGACTTCGATCCAAACAACGTGACCGTATGGATTGGGCCACACCTTGTGCTTGCAAATGGTCTTCGCGTGCCTGAGTTCGACGAAGCGGCCACCCACCAGACCATGCTGGAGCGCGAATACACCATACGGCTCGATCTTGGTGTGGGCACGGCAGAGACGAAGTTTCTCACCTGCGATCTGACTGCGGAGTACGTCGCAATCAACGCGGATTACTCCAGCTAG
- the aceE gene encoding pyruvate dehydrogenase (acetyl-transferring), homodimeric type, whose protein sequence is MSTKLEAPDLTAVQIDHSAEVSEWIEAFDDVVAADWQHGAELLEALRQRAREAGVPTPTELTTPYRNTIPKHDEVPYPGDRVLERRVESLIRWNAMAMVHGQNKKDAGIGGHISTYSSLATLLEVGFNHFFHAKYPSPTGGPQQPGDFVYFQGHASPGVYARAFLEGRFDESRLGNFRHELRGEPGLSSYPHPWLMKDFWNFPTVSMGIGPLNAIYQARFMKYLENRGLIEATPRKVWAFVGDGETDEVDTLGAISLGAREKLDNLIFVVNCNLQRLDGPVRGNKRIIDELEGVFHGAGWNVIKVIWGSDWDALFERDHTGLLLRRMEECVDGDYQNFKAKDGAYLRQHFFGKYPELLELVKDIPDDELAKLHRGGHDPIKIYNAYKRALEHKGSPTVILAKTVKGYGLGSAQARNATHSEKKLADDALAAFVKRFDIPVPEEAAKDGKFYRPAQDSPEIVYMQKRRTALGGYLPTREMPKLNFVAPNLDYFKEWTAGSGKRAVSTTMGFVNILKHLLKDQTFGKFVVPIVPDEGRTFGLESVIRQVGIYAPEGQKYTPHDADMLLYYREAKDGQILEEGITEAGSMASFTAAGTAYSNYGVPSIPFYMYYSMFGFQRIGDMVWAFADSRGKGFLMGGTAGRTTMLGEGLQHQDGHSLVLSSTVPTCVTYDPAYVFELAIVLQDGIRRMYQEGEDVFYYVTMYNEDYEQPAMPEGAADGVLKGLYKFRAATSGPAQAQLFGSGPILNEALRAQTILAEKYGIPVDVWSVPSYTEVRREALAVERWNRLHPASPERKPYLVTALEGAVGPIIAASDYMKSIPDALAPWLNVTSQRLVTLGTDGFGRSDNREHLRRHFEVSAEAIAGATLSKLARDGKIKPKKAQQALVELNLDTEVADPAHA, encoded by the coding sequence ATGTCGACCAAGCTCGAAGCACCCGATCTCACCGCTGTCCAAATTGACCACTCCGCAGAAGTGTCCGAGTGGATTGAAGCCTTCGACGATGTTGTCGCAGCCGACTGGCAACACGGTGCCGAGCTCCTCGAGGCCCTTCGCCAGCGTGCACGCGAGGCCGGTGTGCCCACTCCCACCGAACTGACCACGCCCTATCGCAACACCATCCCCAAGCACGATGAAGTCCCCTACCCCGGCGACCGCGTGCTGGAGCGCCGCGTCGAGAGCCTGATCCGCTGGAACGCCATGGCCATGGTCCACGGCCAGAACAAGAAGGACGCCGGCATCGGCGGCCACATCTCCACTTATTCGTCGCTCGCGACGCTGCTCGAGGTCGGCTTCAACCACTTCTTCCACGCCAAGTATCCTTCGCCCACTGGCGGTCCGCAGCAGCCCGGCGACTTCGTGTACTTTCAGGGCCACGCCTCGCCCGGCGTCTACGCCCGCGCCTTCCTCGAAGGCCGCTTTGACGAGTCCCGCCTCGGCAACTTCCGCCACGAACTTCGCGGCGAGCCCGGCCTCTCGTCTTATCCACACCCGTGGCTGATGAAGGACTTCTGGAACTTCCCCACTGTCTCGATGGGTATTGGCCCGCTGAACGCCATTTATCAGGCGCGGTTCATGAAGTATCTCGAGAACCGCGGCCTCATCGAAGCCACGCCGCGCAAGGTCTGGGCCTTCGTCGGCGACGGCGAGACCGACGAGGTCGACACCCTCGGTGCCATCTCTCTCGGCGCACGTGAGAAGCTCGACAACCTCATCTTCGTCGTGAACTGCAACCTGCAGCGCCTCGACGGCCCGGTTCGCGGTAACAAGCGCATCATCGACGAGCTCGAAGGCGTCTTCCACGGCGCTGGCTGGAACGTCATCAAGGTCATCTGGGGCAGCGATTGGGACGCTCTCTTCGAGCGAGACCACACCGGCCTTCTTCTGCGTCGCATGGAAGAGTGCGTCGATGGCGACTACCAGAACTTCAAAGCCAAGGATGGTGCGTATCTTCGCCAGCACTTCTTCGGCAAGTATCCCGAGCTGCTCGAACTGGTCAAGGACATCCCGGACGACGAGCTCGCAAAGCTGCACCGCGGCGGTCATGATCCCATCAAGATCTACAACGCCTACAAGCGTGCGCTCGAGCACAAAGGCAGTCCCACCGTCATCCTTGCGAAGACCGTGAAGGGTTACGGCCTCGGCTCCGCGCAGGCCCGCAACGCGACGCACTCCGAGAAAAAGCTGGCCGACGATGCGCTCGCCGCCTTCGTAAAGCGCTTTGACATCCCTGTTCCCGAAGAGGCCGCGAAAGATGGAAAATTCTACCGTCCCGCGCAGGATTCCCCTGAGATCGTGTACATGCAGAAGCGCCGGACAGCACTCGGTGGTTACTTGCCCACGCGCGAGATGCCCAAACTGAACTTCGTTGCGCCAAATCTTGACTACTTCAAGGAGTGGACTGCAGGCTCAGGCAAGCGCGCCGTCTCCACCACGATGGGCTTCGTCAACATCCTGAAGCACCTGCTCAAAGACCAGACCTTCGGCAAGTTCGTAGTCCCCATCGTCCCGGACGAAGGCCGCACCTTCGGCCTTGAGTCCGTTATCCGCCAGGTAGGCATCTACGCCCCCGAAGGCCAGAAGTACACGCCACACGACGCGGACATGCTGCTTTACTACCGCGAGGCGAAGGACGGCCAGATCCTTGAGGAGGGCATCACAGAAGCTGGTTCCATGGCCTCCTTCACCGCCGCCGGAACTGCCTACTCAAACTACGGCGTCCCCTCGATTCCCTTCTACATGTACTACTCCATGTTCGGCTTCCAGCGCATCGGAGACATGGTCTGGGCCTTCGCGGACTCGCGCGGCAAGGGCTTCCTGATGGGCGGAACCGCCGGCCGCACCACCATGCTTGGTGAAGGTTTGCAGCATCAGGACGGCCACTCGCTCGTCCTCTCGAGCACCGTCCCCACCTGTGTGACGTACGATCCCGCCTACGTCTTTGAACTCGCGATCGTCCTCCAGGACGGCATCCGCCGCATGTACCAGGAAGGCGAAGACGTCTTCTACTACGTGACCATGTACAACGAGGACTACGAGCAGCCGGCGATGCCGGAAGGCGCAGCCGACGGCGTTCTGAAGGGCCTCTACAAGTTCCGCGCCGCCACTTCAGGCCCAGCGCAGGCGCAACTCTTCGGCAGCGGCCCCATCCTCAACGAGGCACTCCGCGCACAGACAATCCTCGCCGAAAAGTATGGCATCCCTGTCGACGTCTGGAGCGTTCCCAGCTACACCGAGGTTCGCCGCGAGGCCCTTGCCGTCGAGCGCTGGAACCGTCTGCATCCGGCCTCTCCCGAGCGAAAGCCCTACCTCGTCACCGCACTCGAGGGCGCAGTCGGCCCCATCATCGCCGCCAGCGACTACATGAAGTCCATTCCCGACGCGCTTGCCCCGTGGCTCAACGTCACCAGCCAGCGCCTCGTCACCCTTGGCACAGATGGCTTCGGCCGTTCCGATAACCGCGAACACCTCCGCCGCCACTTCGAGGTCTCTGCCGAGGCGATCGCCGGAGCCACGCTCTCGAAGCTCGCTCGCGATGGCAAGATCAAGCCGAAGAAGGCGCAGCAGGCGCTCGTAGAACTTAACCTCGACACCGAAGTCGCCGACCCGGCCCACGCTTAG
- a CDS encoding thiamine pyrophosphate-dependent enzyme: MKAAKKTDIPAVEIPWENPLIPNKRLRELYTAMAELRLLEEHIALLQRRAKPAARIEINPGEEACRVSAVLSLLPGDVTSEPAPGLATRFLRGTKLSEILHSATPAANTPRLDSTELPFALDPERRLLLAIGAALALAARKKGPLVAAFIYPGELTLPEWKPIFRLASAHAAPVLFVALPASGVSPKHGKLAELSTSAGVPGIPVDAVDAVALYRVVQESMVRVRAGGGPVLMECIPFEIPGQDAQPTDPVLAMRASLLHRNVADDAWFASVDARFSARLKAIKL; encoded by the coding sequence TTGAAGGCCGCAAAAAAGACGGACATACCCGCCGTCGAGATACCCTGGGAGAACCCTCTCATCCCCAACAAGCGCCTGCGCGAGCTCTACACGGCCATGGCCGAGCTGCGCCTGCTCGAAGAGCACATCGCCCTACTTCAGCGCCGCGCGAAGCCCGCAGCACGCATCGAGATCAATCCTGGGGAAGAAGCCTGCCGCGTCAGCGCCGTCCTCTCGCTACTCCCCGGCGACGTTACCAGCGAACCGGCCCCCGGCCTTGCAACCCGGTTTCTTCGCGGTACGAAGCTCTCTGAGATTCTCCATAGCGCAACTCCTGCGGCCAATACACCTCGGCTGGACTCCACGGAACTTCCTTTCGCACTGGATCCGGAGAGACGCCTCCTCCTCGCCATCGGCGCTGCCCTTGCGCTGGCCGCTAGGAAGAAAGGCCCGCTCGTCGCTGCCTTCATCTATCCCGGCGAACTCACGCTTCCTGAGTGGAAGCCTATCTTCCGCCTCGCCTCTGCGCACGCTGCTCCCGTACTTTTCGTCGCTTTGCCTGCCTCCGGCGTCTCGCCCAAGCACGGCAAGCTCGCGGAACTATCGACCTCCGCCGGCGTTCCGGGCATTCCTGTCGACGCTGTCGACGCTGTCGCGCTCTATCGCGTCGTGCAGGAGTCGATGGTCCGCGTTCGCGCCGGTGGCGGCCCTGTTCTGATGGAGTGCATCCCCTTCGAGATCCCCGGACAAGACGCACAACCCACGGACCCTGTGCTCGCCATGCGCGCCTCGCTGCTCCACCGCAACGTCGCCGACGACGCCTGGTTCGCCTCGGTGGACGCCCGGTTCAGCGCCCGCCTGAAGGCCATCAAACTCTAG
- a CDS encoding capsule assembly Wzi family protein, producing the protein MASIASALCSSLSAQSTNPSITFTPIVPFELTEAALTPASGQQVQSVPAPTPNQGPIPSLPPYLPAPQPMPELPPPTPPSHPFPEYNAYDPGVLLALPDRSGSVFIPVDNWIYPELVRLYELGYADTLSLGLRPWTRRSVLHVLEKSQAAILNGDSEEAKGIFAALVDELDTERETGHAARPIVYGTESVYTRLMGISGTPLRDSFHLGQTLVNDYGRPYEHGFNALAGFSTIAEAGRFSLYVRAEYEHAPSATGYSLALANQLSLGDNIGPYAAPNAPQATIPAGPIAAQNPFRIVEANLSYHLLSHEISFGKSDAWLGPAAGASMAWSNNAEDIYSFRINRIEPLRIPLLSRITGPFRYDFFYGSLKGHTYPNSPYVHSESLSFQPTGNLQIGFQRTIIFGGKDHAPVTLHTFLKGFFSTSGTSAAMKYSRDDPGARFSSFNLSYRLPYIRHYATFYVDSNVHDDLSPIDAPRRAAFRTGIDLSQLPGLPKLELRVEAVSTDPQITQSQQGGFFYVETIQRQGYTNKGFLLGDWIGREAKGGQAWLTYHIAPKEWIQLEYLNKKIPNDFVGGTTQNQFKASVVKRFHQDIELNASVQYEAWKAPIYLTTRQSDTTAAFQVTWFPKLKTSSFFK; encoded by the coding sequence GTGGCGAGTATCGCTTCGGCTCTCTGTTCTTCGCTGTCGGCCCAATCGACAAACCCGTCAATCACCTTCACTCCCATCGTTCCCTTCGAACTGACGGAGGCGGCCCTTACGCCCGCTTCTGGCCAGCAGGTGCAGTCCGTGCCTGCCCCCACACCGAACCAGGGCCCAATCCCTTCGCTGCCGCCCTACCTGCCCGCGCCGCAGCCAATGCCCGAACTCCCACCGCCCACGCCGCCGTCTCATCCCTTCCCCGAGTACAACGCATACGACCCCGGCGTCCTCCTCGCGCTCCCCGACCGCTCCGGCTCCGTCTTCATCCCTGTCGACAACTGGATCTATCCTGAGCTCGTCCGCCTCTATGAACTCGGATACGCTGACACCCTCTCGCTCGGCCTTCGCCCCTGGACCCGTCGCTCCGTCCTCCACGTCCTCGAAAAATCTCAGGCCGCGATACTCAACGGCGACAGCGAAGAGGCAAAAGGCATCTTCGCAGCGCTTGTCGATGAGCTCGACACCGAGCGCGAGACCGGCCACGCTGCACGCCCCATCGTCTATGGCACGGAGTCCGTCTATACGCGGCTGATGGGCATCTCGGGCACGCCTCTTCGCGACAGCTTTCATCTTGGCCAGACCCTCGTCAACGACTACGGCCGTCCCTACGAACACGGCTTCAACGCCCTTGCCGGCTTCTCCACGATCGCGGAGGCTGGTCGGTTCTCCCTGTATGTTCGGGCCGAGTACGAACATGCTCCCTCGGCCACTGGCTACTCGCTGGCGCTGGCCAATCAGCTTTCGCTGGGAGACAACATCGGGCCCTACGCCGCCCCTAATGCCCCACAGGCCACCATCCCCGCAGGCCCCATCGCCGCGCAGAATCCCTTCCGCATCGTCGAAGCGAATCTTTCCTATCATCTCCTCAGCCACGAGATCTCATTCGGCAAGTCCGATGCCTGGCTTGGCCCCGCTGCGGGCGCATCGATGGCGTGGTCGAACAACGCGGAAGACATTTATTCGTTCCGCATCAATCGCATCGAACCCCTGCGGATTCCTCTGCTCTCACGAATCACCGGCCCTTTCCGCTACGACTTCTTCTACGGCAGCCTGAAAGGCCACACCTACCCGAACAGCCCCTACGTGCACTCCGAGTCGCTAAGCTTCCAGCCCACGGGGAACCTGCAGATCGGATTCCAGCGCACAATCATCTTCGGTGGCAAGGACCATGCTCCGGTGACGCTTCATACATTCCTCAAGGGTTTTTTCAGCACCAGCGGTACCAGCGCTGCCATGAAGTACTCCCGCGACGACCCAGGTGCCCGCTTCAGCAGCTTCAATCTTAGTTACCGGCTGCCTTACATCCGCCACTACGCCACGTTCTACGTCGACTCCAACGTCCACGACGATCTCTCGCCCATCGACGCTCCTCGTCGCGCCGCCTTTCGCACAGGCATCGACCTCTCGCAGCTCCCCGGCCTCCCGAAGCTCGAACTCCGCGTCGAGGCCGTCTCTACCGACCCGCAAATCACCCAGAGCCAGCAAGGCGGCTTCTTCTACGTAGAGACCATCCAACGCCAGGGCTACACCAACAAGGGTTTCCTGCTCGGCGACTGGATTGGCCGCGAGGCGAAGGGTGGCCAGGCATGGCTGACTTATCACATCGCTCCAAAGGAGTGGATTCAGTTGGAGTACCTAAACAAAAAGATCCCCAACGACTTTGTAGGCGGCACCACTCAGAACCAGTTCAAGGCGTCGGTCGTCAAGCGCTTTCATCAGGACATCGAGCTCAATGCGTCGGTCCAGTACGAAGCCTGGAAGGCACCTATCTACCTCACCACCAGGCAGTCAGACACCACCGCGGCTTTCCAGGTCACCTGGTTCCCCAAGCTCAAGACATCCAGCTTCTTCAAATAG